A stretch of the Arachis stenosperma cultivar V10309 chromosome 6, arast.V10309.gnm1.PFL2, whole genome shotgun sequence genome encodes the following:
- the LOC130935182 gene encoding L10-interacting MYB domain-containing protein has product MGLGARNSSERLRTIWTPEMDRYFVDLLLEQVRQGTKFDDHLTSKRAWIHMSSLFNAKFNFQYEKDILKNRYKTLRNLYRVVNNLLANPGFSWDQKRSMVTADNPVWDEYLKLNPAARSHRIKSIPYFKDLCIIYGNAVIEEKGDNAPGGSSYSAENETFIHLDKNIGEDVHEVLHDIMVDEDFGISTLETENDDSEQRVVNETATPFSTRTRTYWQPPMDRYFINQMLAHVYKGNRPDGVFSRQAWMEMILSFNEKFGFDYSLEHLKNRYKTLRRQYNLIKNLLDLDAFVWDESRQMVTADDSAWQDCIKIHPDARQFMTRPLPYYKDLCIICNPKFEEKKSTLLQDIEHQNIVDVKIDSDYASPAGHSSITSNPSEEQLGVVKEVAHSDQKQKRQLEKFSGAPISKHSRNEEHGMAVALREMATAVSSLSTEKNDENLVSIETVIYAVQALPDMDEDLVLDACDFLEDERKAKIFLALDIKLRKKWLIRKLRTQA; this is encoded by the exons ATGGGTTTGGGAGCACGAAATAGCAGCGAGCGCCTCAGAACAATTTGGACCCCTGAGATGGATCGCTACTTCGTTGATCTTTTGTTAGAGCAGGTTCGCCAGGGCACTAAATTCGATGATCATTTAACGAGCAAACGAGCATGGATTCATATGTCATCATTGTTCAATGCAAAGTTCAACTTTCAATATGAAAAGGATATTCTCAAGAATCGCTACAAAACACTCAGGAATCTCTACAGAGTTGTCAACAACCTTCTAGCCAATCCGGGTTTTAGCTGGGATCAGAAGCGGAGTATGGTCACTGCTGATAATCCTGTTTGGGATGAGTATCTCAAG TTAAATCCGGCTGCACGGTCACACAGAATAAAAAGTATTCCTTATTTCAAGGATTTGTGTATTATCTATGGAAATGCAGTGATAGAAGAAAAAG GTGACAATGCACCGGGTGGGTCATCTTATTCAGCCGAAAATGAGACATTCATACACTTAGATAAGAATATAGGAGAGGATGTTCATGAGGTTCTTCATGATATAATGGTTGATGAAGATTTTGGAATATCTACCTTGGAAACTGAAAATGATGATTCGGAGCAGAGGGTGGTGAACGAAACAGCAACCCCATTTTCTACCCGTACCCGGACTTATTGGCAGCCACCAATGGATCGTTACTTCATCAACCAAATGCTTGCCCACGTGTACAAAGGAAATCGGCCTGATGGAGTCTTTAGCAGACAAGCATGGATGGAGATGATTTTATCTTTCAATGAAAAATTTGGTTTTGACTATAGTTTGGAACATCTTAAAAATCGATACAAAACTCTGAGAAGGCagtataatttaattaaaaatcttcTTGATTTGGACGCGTTTGTCTGGGATGAATCGCGCCAGATGGTTACTGCTGATGATTCTGCTTGGCAAGATTGTATTAAG ATACATCCAGATGCAAGGCAGTTTATGACCCGGCCTTTGCCATATTATAAAGATTTGTGTATCATATGTAATCCTAAATTTGAGGAGAAAAAATCTACTCTCCTTCAAGATATTGAGCATCAAAACATAGTTGATGTTAAGATTGATAGTGACTACGCATCCCCAGCTGGTCATTCTTCAATTACTTCCAATCCCAGTGAAGAACAACTTGGTGTTGTAAAGGAGGTAGCTCATTCGGATCAGAAACAAAAGCGACAGTTAGAGAAGTTTTCCGGTGCTCCTATTTCTAAACACTCAAGAAATGAAGAACATGGCATGGCTGTTGCTCTCCGTGAGATGGCAACTGCAGTGTCTTCTTTGTCTACAGAGAAGAATGATGAGAACCTTGTATCAATAGAGACTGTCATATATGCAGTGCAAGCATTGCCTGATATGGATGAAGATCTGGTTCTGGATGCTTGTGATTTCCTAGAAGATGAAAGAAAAGCCAAAATATTTCTTGCTTTGGATATCAAGTTAAGAAAGAAATGGTTGATTAGGAAACTTCGCACACAGGCCTAG
- the LOC130933631 gene encoding glutathione S-transferase T2-like gives MTRGVVACKKRWYKINKVVAQFASCYDQANRNIRSGSNADDIKELAYKLYSTYYGQKFTFESMLRLEQKWRSQLPTQSGGSKRTKVSATGAYSSSSNPETPLADEPSVDSPVRPQGSKKSKRRGKGKAQMSEDFSERKSSVVKKLSLMEDIKNVREKELMER, from the coding sequence ATGACAAGGGGGGTAGTTGCATGTAAGAAACGATGGTATAAGATCAACAAGGTTGTTGCACAATTTGCTAGTTGCTACGATCAAGCTAATCGAAACATAAGGAGTGGTTCGAACGCTGATGATATAAAGGAGTTGGCTTATAAACTTTATTCCACATATTATGGTCAAAAGTTCACTTTTGAGAGCATGCTTCGGTTGGAGCAAAAATGGAGAAGCCAACTACCTACACAGAGTGGCGGCTCAAAGAGAACTAAGGTTAGTGCAACTGGAGCATACTCATCCTCATCAAACCCAGAAACACCGTTGGCTGACGAACCCAGTGTGGACTCTCCCGTTCGCCCACAAGGATCAAAGAAGAGCAAGCGAAGAGGTAAGGGAAAAGCACAGATGTCTGAAGATTTTAGCGAAAGAAAATCATCGGTTGTCAAAAAATtatctctcatggaagatatTAAGAATGTTAGAGAAAAGGAACTAATGGAAAggtaa
- the LOC130935183 gene encoding protein DEHYDRATION-INDUCED 19 homolog 3-like — MDRDTLGFPFGTASRSYPSRHKSRYAEVFEDFEEMKGEDELRTVYPCPFCVDDFDLLELCCHIDLEHSLEPKSGICPVCAVWVGTNMVDHITAQHGSIIKAQLKSRRYKDSYPSLSFLRCSKDIDDGQWHSFSDGLSPTISTSSSKAACDPFLSFLYGGAAAASAETENVGPDSSSEVSTEETHSSDTVIERDVVQPSLSDKDQTEKARRSGFVQELLMSTILDPDF, encoded by the exons ATGGACCGCGACACTTTGGGTTTTCCCTTCGGTACTGCTTCTAGAAGCTACCCATCCAGACACAAATCCCGTTATGCTg AGGTGTTCGAGGATTTTGAAGAGATGAAAGGGGAAGATGAGTTGAGGACGGTATATCCATGCCCCTTTTGTGTAGATGACTTTGATCTTCTCGAGCTTTGTTGCCATATTGATTTGGAACATTCTCTTGAACCCAAATCTGGG ATTTGTCCTGTTTGTGCGGTGTGGGTGGGGACAAACATGGTGGATCACATAACAGCACAACATGGAAGCATAATTAAG GCTCAGCTTAAATCAAGGCGCTATAAAGACTCATACCCAAGTCTCTCATTTCTGAGGTGCTCTAAGGATATAGATGATGGACAGTGGCATTCTTTCTCGGATGGGTTATCCCCTACAATATCTACCTCTAGCTCCAAGGCAGCATGTGATCCATTTCTGTCATTTTTATACGGTGGAGCTGCTGCTGCCTCCGCCGAAACCGAAAATGTGGGGCCTGATTCTTCAAGTGAAGTAAGCACCGAAGAAACACACTCAAGCGATACAGTGATAGAAAG AGATGTTGTTCAGCCATCTTTATCTGACAAAGACCAAACAGAGAAAGCACGGCGTAGTGGATTTGTACAAGAACTTTTGATGTCTACTATCCTTGATCCAGACTTCTGA